CCGGCCTGACGGTGAGCGCGGTCATCGCGGTGATCGTCACGATCACGCTGACCACGGTGTCGCTCGGCTGGGCGGAGAGCACCGCGCTGTTCGCCGCCGGTATCAACGTCGCCGTCGTCGGCGGGTTGGTTCCGGCGATGTGGTTGCTGCGGCGGACACCGATCTGGCGCTGGATCGTCTACGGCGCGGCTGCGGGCGTCGTGCTGGCCTGGACGGGACTGCTCATCGCGGCCTTGGCCGCCGTGAACTGACCGGCTACCGCCCGCCCGCCGAGGACATCGGCGGGCCGCCCGCCCTCAGACCAGCGAGTCCTGCCAAGCCCGGTGCAAGCCCGCGAAGCGACCATCGGCGGCGATCAGCTCCTCGGGCGAGCCTTCCTCGACGACCCGACCGCCGTCCACCACCAGCACCCGATCGGCGATCAACACCGTGGACAACCGATGCGCGATGATCAGTGCCGTGCGCCCCGCCAACACCGTCTCCAGGGCGTTCTGCACCGCGCGTTCGGTGGGCAGATCGAGGCTGGAGGTGGCCTCGTCCAACACCAGCACGGCCGGATCGGCCAGGAAGGCGCGGGCGAAGGACACCAGCTGGCGCTGGCCTGCCGAGAGCCTGCCGCCGCGTTTGTGCACGTCGGTGTCGTAGCCGTCGGGTAGGCCCACGATGAACTCGTGGGCGCCCACCGCCTTGGCGGCCGCCTCGATCTCCGCACGACTGGCCGCCGGTCGGCCGAACGCGATGTTGTCGGCCACCGAACCGGAGAACAGGAAGGACTCCTGCGTCACCATCGCCACCGCCCGGCGGAGATCGGCCTCGGCAAGCTGCCGAAGGTCGACGTCGTCCAAGCGGACCGCGCCAGCAGTCGGGTCGTAGAACCGGGCCACCAGCTTCGCCAACGTGGACTTCCCCGCCCCGGTGGTCCCGACCAACGCGACCGTCTGACCGGCGGGAATATCCAAATCGAGCGGATGCAGCACCGTGGGCAGCTCCGGTCCGTAGCCGAACTCCACCCCGTCGAACCGCAGTGCTCCGGACATGGTCGGCAGGGCCGTCGGCTCGGCTGGTTCGGGCACCGATGGCGTCTCCTCCAGCACGCCGGAGATCTTCTCCAACGCCGCCGTGGCGGAGATATAGGAGTTCAGGAACATCGCCAGCCGATCCATCGGGTCGTAGTACCGACGCATGTAGAGCAGGAAGGCCGTCAGGACCCCCAGCTCCAGCGTTCCGGTCGCCACCCACCAACCGCCGATGGCCAGCACCGAGGCGATACTCAGATGGGAGATCCACTTGACCGAACCTGCGAACACCGCCAACACGTTGAGCGCCCTGCGGTTGGCGGTGCGGAAATCCTGGTTGAACTCGTCGATGATCGTGTCGTTGCGGTCCTGGCGACGGTACGCCTGCACCGCTCGGATCCCGTTCATCGTCTCCACGTACTGCACGATGACCTTGGCGACCGACGACCTGGTCTGCCGATGCGAGACCCGGGACCTGCGATGGAACCAGCGGGTGATCACGACCAGCGGGATCGTGGCCGCCATCATGATCAGGGCCAGCGGCAGGTCCAGATAGAGCAACAGCGCCGCGATGCCCACCATGCTCAGCAGCGAGGTGATCAGGCTGTCCAATCCCTCTTCGAGCAGCTCCTGCACCGAGTCGAGGTCGCTGGTCATCCGGGAGATGAGCTTGCCCGAGGTGTACTTCTCGTGGAAGGACACCGACAGCAGCTGACCGTGTCGGAAGATCCGCTGCCGCAGATCGAGCAGGATGTCCTGGTTCGCCCGGCCCGAGACCAGCGCGAAGCACAGCTGGAAGAGCCCGGCGAGCAGATTCGACAGCGCGTAGCCCAGGGCGTACCACAGCACCGGCTCCGGATCGCCGTCGAGCGCGGCGGGGACACCCTGGTCGATGGCCCCGGCCACGAGTAGCGGTCCGGCGAGGAAGCTGAGACTGCTCAGCGTCACGAGGGAGAGCGCCAACACCAGCCTTCCGCGCACCGGCCGGATCAGCGCGCCGAGCAGCCTGCGGGATCGGGCGGCCAACAGCAGGGTCGCGCCCCTGGTCAGCTCCTCCTGGTCCTCGGCGGCAACGCCGCGCCAGTTCGACTCAGACCCGCCGACGCCGGGCTCGTCCGAGGCTGCGTCTCTGTCGGCCTGCTCGGTCGGTCCGGTCATCGCGCCTGTATCTCCTCGCTCGTCGCACCCTGTCCGACGGTCTTTCGCGGCCGGTCGGCCAACAGCTGCGCACCGGGCTGCACGATCTCGGCCGCCTCGACCGTGGCTGCCTCGGATCGGATCGGTCCGTCGGCGCTGCCGGCCCCGGAGGCGTCGTCATCGTCGTTGGAGAGCAGCCTGCGGTAGTCGGCGTTGGTGGCCAGCAACTCGGTGTGGGTGCCCACCGCCGCGATGCGGCCGTCGACGAGGACCGCCACCCGGTCGGCCAGCGCCACGGTGCTCGGTCGATGGGCCACGATCAGGGCGGTCACGTCCCGCAACACCTGGCGCAGCGCGCCCTCCACCTCGGCCTCGGTGTGCACATCGAGTGCCGACAGCGGATCGTCCATCACCAGCACCGACGGCCTGCCCACCACGGCGCGGGCCAGCGCCAGCCGCTGACGTTGGCCGCCGGAGAGCGACAAACCCTCCTCGCCGATGCGGGTGTCCAATCCCCACGGCAGGGCCGCGACGAACTCCGTGGCGTGCGCGACCTCCAAGGCCTGGCGGATCTCCTGCTCGTCCGCATCGGGCGCGCCCAGGGCGACGTTCTCGCGGACGCTCATCGAGAACAGCACCGGGTCCTCGAAGGCGGTGGCGACGCGGGTCCGCAACACCGCCAACGGCAGATCGCGCACGTCGACCCCGTCGAGGGTGACCCGGCCGCCCGTCACGTCGTACAACCGGGACGGCAGAGTGGTCAGCGTCGTCTTGCCGGAGCCGGTCGTCCCGACCAGGGCGAGCGTCTCGCCGGGCCGGACGACCAGGTCGACGCCGCGAAGCACCGAGACCGGGTCCGCTGCGGCCGAGGACCTCGTTCGGTCGCCGCCGCCGTCGACCGAGCTCGTCTGCCGAGCGACCTCCGGCGGGTAGTCGAAACGGACCTGTTCGAAGCGCAACTCGCCTCGGGCATCCGGAGGCAGCTCGACGGGGTCGCGTGGCTCGTCCACCGTGCGTGCCGCGTCGCGGACCTCCCAGTACCGCTCCGCTGCGGTGGCGGTCTCGGCGGTCTCGGTGAGCAACCAGCCCATCGACTCGATCGGCCAGCGCAGCACGGTGGCCGTGGTGATGCCCGCGACGAGCGCGCCGAGACTCAGCGAGCCGTTGGCGACCGCGAGCCCGCCGAGGCCGAGCATCACCGCGATGCCGGTCTCGGGCAGCGCGATCACCACCAGCCACAGCTTGCCCATGATGCGGACCTTCTTCAGCTCCGTCCCGCGCAGCCCGCGTGCCTGCTCGGCGAACTTCCGCGCCAGATCAGGACCTCGCCCGAATGCCTTGAGGACCCGTACACCCAGCACCGATTCCTCGATGGTGGTGGCCAGATCGCCCTCTTGGTCCTGGCCGTGTCGGGAGTGCAGGTTGTACCGCTTCTCGTAGCGGATGCAGAAGATCGCGACCGGGATGCCCGCGATGATCAGCACGATGCCGAACATCGGCGCCAGGTAGAACAACGCGGCGATGCCCACGATGATCGTGATCGCGTTGACGACCAGGAAGATCGCGATGAAGGCGAGGAAGCGCCGGACATGGGCGAGGTCGTTGATCGCGCGGGACAGCAGCTGTCCCGAGGACCATTGATCGTGGAAGCCCACCGGTAGCCGCTGGAGATGGTGGTACAGGTCGTACCGCATCCGCGCCTCGATGCCGGTGGTCGGCGCGGAGATGAGCCTGCGGCGTAGGAACAGCAGCACCGCCTCCATGCTGCCCAGCAGCAGGACGAAGCCGACCATCCACGCCAGTCCGGTCAGGTCCGAATCGGCGATCGGTCCATCGATGATGCGCTGGATGACCAGCGGGATCGCCAGTCCGGCGAGGGTGGCCAACAGCGCGCTCACGGCGGCGGCGATCAGCGGCACCCGCACCGGGCGGATATAGGGCAGCAATCGGAGCAGCGACCGCAGCGAGGACGGCCGCCGGGACGTCGCGCCTGCCGCGTCGTCGGCGATCGGGGTATCACGGACCGCCATGCGATCGGCGTCGTCACGGGTCGTCTCGACACCCGATACGACGGCTGCTTCGAGGGTGGAAGGTGCTGTCGGACTGACGCGAGGACCCGCTTGGGGCGGTTCGGTACCCATAGCTGATCCGACGTTACTGACAGTGGACCCGCCTGGCATCTGACTTTTCGGTGCCGCCCAGCTGGTCGACGGGTGTTTCCGCCATTGGCGTCGAGTGCCCGGACGAGATGCCGTCGACCGGCCGGGCGGGCATCATCCGAGACCATGACCGACCGACGATCGGTGACCTTCTTTCGGACCCCGGCGAGCATGGCGTTCCCGGACGGCAGGCTGCTCGCCTCGGTCGGCGGCATCGGCTACGTGCTCGCGGCCGACGGCTGGATCCGCTTCGGCGCGACGCTACCCATCTCGGTGATCGAGTTGAGCAGATCCGGTGCCGAAGATTGGTGCGAGCGGCAGGGCTGGGATCTGGGTCTGCTGGATGCGGCGTACGGACTCTGACCGGGTTTCGGGCGGCTTCTCGGCCTGCGTGGTCGAGCGGCCCGATCGTCCCGGCCGGGTGCGTCGGCGTTGACGGAAGCTCCTTCCCGATCGAACGAACGAGCATCCTCGATCGGGTGGAGTCGGCTCGACACTGTCCTGGCACACGGCGCGTTTCTCTCCGTGGTGGATCAAACACTGGTAGGTGTCTTCGGTGAACGATCACGTCGACGTCGGCCTGCTTGCCTCGCACGACGCGGGTCGGTGGTCGCGTCTGCCGGAAGGGCCGGGCTGACTGACGGAGTGCGATGGTGCATAGGCAACTGCCGAGGGTGGGTCGGACACAGAGCTGGCGGTGGCTGGCGATGCTGGTGCTGGTGCCCGCCGTGTTGTCCACCGCCGG
This Actinoalloteichus hymeniacidonis DNA region includes the following protein-coding sequences:
- a CDS encoding ABC transporter ATP-binding protein, yielding MTGPTEQADRDAASDEPGVGGSESNWRGVAAEDQEELTRGATLLLAARSRRLLGALIRPVRGRLVLALSLVTLSSLSFLAGPLLVAGAIDQGVPAALDGDPEPVLWYALGYALSNLLAGLFQLCFALVSGRANQDILLDLRQRIFRHGQLLSVSFHEKYTSGKLISRMTSDLDSVQELLEEGLDSLITSLLSMVGIAALLLYLDLPLALIMMAATIPLVVITRWFHRRSRVSHRQTRSSVAKVIVQYVETMNGIRAVQAYRRQDRNDTIIDEFNQDFRTANRRALNVLAVFAGSVKWISHLSIASVLAIGGWWVATGTLELGVLTAFLLYMRRYYDPMDRLAMFLNSYISATAALEKISGVLEETPSVPEPAEPTALPTMSGALRFDGVEFGYGPELPTVLHPLDLDIPAGQTVALVGTTGAGKSTLAKLVARFYDPTAGAVRLDDVDLRQLAEADLRRAVAMVTQESFLFSGSVADNIAFGRPAASRAEIEAAAKAVGAHEFIVGLPDGYDTDVHKRGGRLSAGQRQLVSFARAFLADPAVLVLDEATSSLDLPTERAVQNALETVLAGRTALIIAHRLSTVLIADRVLVVDGGRVVEEGSPEELIAADGRFAGLHRAWQDSLV
- a CDS encoding ABC transporter ATP-binding protein encodes the protein MAVRDTPIADDAAGATSRRPSSLRSLLRLLPYIRPVRVPLIAAAVSALLATLAGLAIPLVIQRIIDGPIADSDLTGLAWMVGFVLLLGSMEAVLLFLRRRLISAPTTGIEARMRYDLYHHLQRLPVGFHDQWSSGQLLSRAINDLAHVRRFLAFIAIFLVVNAITIIVGIAALFYLAPMFGIVLIIAGIPVAIFCIRYEKRYNLHSRHGQDQEGDLATTIEESVLGVRVLKAFGRGPDLARKFAEQARGLRGTELKKVRIMGKLWLVVIALPETGIAVMLGLGGLAVANGSLSLGALVAGITTATVLRWPIESMGWLLTETAETATAAERYWEVRDAARTVDEPRDPVELPPDARGELRFEQVRFDYPPEVARQTSSVDGGGDRTRSSAAADPVSVLRGVDLVVRPGETLALVGTTGSGKTTLTTLPSRLYDVTGGRVTLDGVDVRDLPLAVLRTRVATAFEDPVLFSMSVRENVALGAPDADEQEIRQALEVAHATEFVAALPWGLDTRIGEEGLSLSGGQRQRLALARAVVGRPSVLVMDDPLSALDVHTEAEVEGALRQVLRDVTALIVAHRPSTVALADRVAVLVDGRIAAVGTHTELLATNADYRRLLSNDDDDASGAGSADGPIRSEAATVEAAEIVQPGAQLLADRPRKTVGQGATSEEIQAR